The following nucleotide sequence is from Blastococcus sp. Marseille-P5729.
GGCGGCCAGCAGTGCGCCCACGCCGCCGGCCGCGAGCGCGATGCCGATGCCGGCGATGTCGTGCGGGATCAGACCGGCCTCGGTGACATGGTTCTTGAACTGCAGCAGTAGCGAGACGCCGACGGCGCCGAAGATGAACCGATGCGCCGCGATGGAGGTCAGGACGCCGGCCACCTCGGGGTGCGCCAGGATGTGCCGGGCGCCGTCCCGGACGCCGCGCAGCACGTCGACCACTCGTTGCGCGGACTGGCGGGTGGCGTGGTCCGGCCCGAGCATGGTGGGGGCGAAGCGGCTCATCAGCCAGGCCGCGAGCAGCGTGCCGAGCACGCTCGTGGCCGCGACCACGGCGTACCCGTGGTTGCTCTTGCCGGCTGCGTTGAGCAGGCCGATGGCGCATCCCCCGCCAATCAACGAGGAGATCGTGCCGCTGGTGGTGGTGAAGGCGTTCGAGGTGACCAGCGTGTTGCGAGGAACGACGTGCGGCAGGCCCGCTGACAGCCCGGACAGGAAGAACCGGCTCAATGACAAGCTCAGCAGCGCGAGCACGAAGAACCCGAGTCCCTGGTAGCCCTGCCAAATGACCACACAGGTCAGCACGGTGATCAGTGCCCGCAGCATCATGGCGACGGTCATCAGGTGGCGCCGGCTGTAGCGGTCGAGCAGGACGCCGACGAACGGTCCGATCAGCGAGTAGGGCAGCAGCATCACCGCGAAGCCCGCCGCCATGTCCGTCGGGCTCGCGGCGTGCTGCGGGTTGAACAGGACGGTGCCGGCGAGGCTCGCCTGGAAGCACCCATCGGCCCACTGCGCGGCGATTCTCGCGCCGTACAACCGGCGGAATGCCGGCAGCCTGATGATCGCCTTGACGGCATGTGACCCGCGCATCGCCTCGAGGTGTGGGTGCGCGTGAGCGCGTACCTCGTCATGCTGCAATCCGGTCACACGCTCAAGACTACGACCCTGCCTCGGGTGATGAACGGTGGTCCGTGTCTGCGGACGCCGCGGCGTCGCAGCCCGAGGGGATGCGCCGGGCGGGAGACATCGGTGCCGGCCTGGGAGACAATAGGAGGCGATGCAGCGCGACGGGGTACAGGACTGGCTGGACGGCCGCGGCTCGGATGAGCTCCGCCGTCCGGAGGTGGGTGCGCTGCTGCTCGCGATGCCGGCGCTGGGCGACCCCACCTTCGATCGAACGGTGGTGCTGATCGTGGGGGACTACGACGAGGGCTACCAGGGAGTCATCCTCTCCGAGCCGACCCGCGACGACGTCCGGGTGGCTCTTCCGCGCTGGTGGCGATCGGCGATGCCGCCGCGCAAGCTGCACCGCGGTGGGCCGTGCGACTACGACCTGGTGCTCTGCCTCGCGGTGGGCCGTCCGGGGCTGGACGTCGAGGGGCTGGTCGAGGTCAAGCGCTACCGCCACCAGTCGCTCTACCGGGTGGAGGGGGAGGTGGATCCCGACGCGATCCTGTCGGCGGTGTCCGGCGTCCGGTTGTTCCAGGGCTACTCCGGCTGGTCACCGGGTCAGCTCGAGCTCGAGATCGACGAGGGCGCGTGGCTGGTCGTGCCGAGCCACGCCGACGACGCGGTGTCGCCGACGTCCGCGACCCTGTGGCGCGGAGTGCTGGCGCGTCAGCAGGGCGACGCCGCGTTCCTGCGCAGCTGCCCCGACAACCCTGCCCGCAACTAGCCTCGATCGGCCGCGCGAGCCGTCGGACGGCGCGCCATCGTCAAGTCCGCTGTGGAGCCCTATGCTCAGGTGGAACCCGGTTCGCAGCCTCCGCGTCAGCGACTGCGTTCCCTGAGAAGACTCTTGCCGCCGGAGGCCGCCATGCGCCGAATCGTCATCGCCGGAGTGCTGAGCACCGGACTGCTGCTGGCCGGATGCTCGTCCGGCCCGGTCGAGCCAACCGCGGAGAACATCGAGACCTTCTGCGCCGAGTACGACGAGTACTTCAACGACTCGAACGTCGAGAACCAGGAGCAGTGGCTGAAGGACCTTCTGGAGATGGCGCCGGAAGGCGTCTACGAGCACGTCGAGGCGCGGATCGAGGCGAAGGAGGCCGACGACGACGACGAGGAGGCCGCGAAGAAGGGCACCCAGGCCAACGACGCGATCAACAGCTGGCGCGACGAGAACTGTGCGGGCGGCAGCGGGATCAGCTCGTCAGCTGGGCCGGCCGAGCCGTCCGGTCCGGCAGACGAGGCGACCGTCGCGTGGTGCAATGCCTGGGCCGAGTACTACTACAAAAAGGACTCGCCGGAGGCCGAGAGCCTGCTGCAACCTGCCGTCGACCTTGCTCCTGACGGCGTCAAGGAGTGGGTCGAGAAGTACCAGGCCGCCCTCGGGTTCGAGGGCGACTACCAGAAGTACGCCGACTCGGTGATCCGGTACTGGCACAAGGCCTGTCCCGGCGGGGACCAGTACGACGGCGGCTGAACGGGCCCCATCCACCGCAGACGCAGGCGGGTGGCGGCCGGACGCGAGTCGCGTGGTGATGACCAATCACGCCGAGGTGTCGATGCCGGGCGTGTCGACGTGCATGGTGAACCGCGGTGCGATTCAATGGGTCTTGCCGGTGTGGTGGCTTGGGGAAGAAGCCACCACACCGGCTTTCCACATTCAGAGGCAGGTCACTCGTGGCGGTGGTCGTCCTGCGCGTACTCGTCCGGGTCGATCGCCGCGGGTCCGGCGACGACCTCCGGGCGGGCCCGCAGGTAGGCGATGCTGGCGACGAGCCCACCCCACACGAGCAGGATCGACACGACGAGCATGGTGATGGCCGGTCCGGTCACTTGATCTCTCCGTTCGTCGATCCGTCCGCGGACTGGGGAGGTCCGGCGAGCGCGGTCTTCACGTCGTCGTGGCGCAGCTGCGGCCACGGCGTGAAGCGCTCGGTGCTGTTGCGCCACGGCAGTGCGGTGAGCACGAACGCCGCGATCACCGTGAACGCGATGGTGCCCCACCCGAAGACGACGAGGTACCAGGTCGGCAGCTGCTCGTACCCGTCGCTGATGAGGGTGATGATGCGCTCGATGAGCATGTACGACAGGTAGATCGGGGCCAGGACGCCGAGCAGCAGGATCCAGATCCTGCCGACCTTGAAGGTCGAGACGGAGTTGAGGTGGAAGCGCAGCTCGTCGCCCTTGCGGATGATCCAGATGACGATGATGGCCATCAGGATCGCCGAGGTCACGACGCCGATGTTGTTCGCCCACTGGTCGACCGTGTCGAGGGCGAGCAGACCGGACGTCGTGGAGAACAGCGCGACCGAGATGGTGCCGCAGACGGCCGCGACGCCGACTGCCGCGGCGCGACGCGAGACGCCGAGCTTCTCTTGCAGCGACGCCGAGACGCCCAGCAGGATCGAGATGAGCGATGTGAACCCGGCGATCACCAGAGCGCCGAAGAACACCGCGCCCCACAGGCTGCCAGCGGGCATCTGCGCCAGAACGGCCGGGAAGGTGACGAATGAGAGAATCGGGCCGGTGAGGCCTTCGAGCTCCCCGACGCCGACGCCTCGCTCGAAGGCCAGGAAGCCGAGGGTCGAGAAGACCGCGATGCCGGCGAGGATCTCGAACGACGAGTTCGCGAAGGCCACCACCAGACCGGAGGAGGTCATGTTGGCCTTGCGCTTCTGGTAGGAGGCGTACGTGATCATGATGCCGAAGGCGATCGACAGCGAGAAGAAGATCTGGCTGTACGCCGCGATCCAGACATCCGGATCGCTCAGCGCCTCCCAGTCGGGGGTGAACAGCTCGTTGAGGCCGTCAGTCGCGCCGGGCAGGGTCAGCGCGCGAATCACCAGCGCGATGAAGGCGACCAGCAGCAGCGGAATGCCGATGACGTTGACCCGCTGCACACCGCCGGCCACGCCGAGGCCCAGGATGACGAGCACCGCGACCCAGACGAGCACGAGTGGGATGGCTACGCCTGCCACGATGCTGGTGGAGATCTCCGGCTCGCCGACCTGCAGGTACTCGCCGAGGAAGAAGCCCTTGGGATCGTCGGCGTACTCCATGTCGAAGGAGAACACGAAGTAGCTCATCGACCAGGCGATCACGGCCGCGTAGTACACCGCAATGACGAACGACAGCATGATCTGGAACCAACCCAGCGGCTCGGTCCACTTCTTCATACGTCGAAAGGCCAGCGGTGCCGCGCCGCGGAACCGGTGGCCGATCGCGTAGTCCAGGAACAGGATCGGGATGCCGGCGGTGAGCAGCGCGATCAGGTACGGGACGAGGAAAGCGCCGCCGCCACCCTCGTAGGCGACCCCGGGGAACCGCCAGATGTTGCCCAGACCGACGGCCGAGCCGATCGCGGCGAGGATGAAGCCGGTCTGGTGGCTCCACTGCTCGCGCTCGGTGGACTGCACTTTGGTGGCCACGAGTCCTCGCTCCTTGTGTGGTCGGCGTGAAACAACAAATCGCCTCACCATGCCACAACGCGATGTACTGGGACGTCGTCCGTTACCCGAAGGTAACCACCCCGTTAGCCGCCCGACGTCCCAACGAACCCACGACCTTCGACCAGCGCGCACCCGTCACGGTCGTCACTGAGTCGTCTCTGCGGGCCTGCGACCGTCATCGACGGTCGGGTAGTTCCTCGGCGATCTTGGGTGGCGACCAGACAGTGACCGGTGGCGGCGTCCCGTCGTACTTCGCGACCTCTACCTGAACGTGCTGGCCGACGTTGCCGCGGCTGAGCTTCGAGACCGGGATGTCCTTGACCAGCACGTTCGGGTTGCCGTGGATGCAGTTGCCGTCCTCGTCGGGGTCGTACCACGCGCCGGTGGAGAGCTGGACGACGCCGGGCATCAGATCCTCCGAGAGGACGGCGCCCGCGAGGCAGAAACCGCGCGGGCTGGAGACCTTTACGACGTCGCCGTCGGCGATCCCGCGCGCCGCCGCGTCGTCCGGGTGCAGCCGGATCGGCTCGCGCCCAGCCACCTTGGTCGACGCGGAGTAGCCGCCCGGGTCGAGCTGGCTGTGCAGTCGAGCCTTGGGCTGGTTGGCGATCAGCGCCAGCGGGTAGTCGGCACGGTTGGCCCAGTCGTCCGGCGCCCGCCACGTGGGCGTGCCGGGGCAGTCGTCGTACCCGAAGTCCTCGATCTCGTCGCTTTGCAGGTGGATCTTCTTGCTCGGCGTCCGCAACGGGTTCGCCGACGGGTCCTCGCGGAACTCGCTGTGCATCACGCGGTCCGGGTCGGACTTCGGGATCTCGATAGGCTCGCCGTCCTCCCAGAAGGTCTCCCACGGTGGGAGGGAGTAGCCGCGGGATGCGTACTTCGTGGCGAACTTGTCGTACATCCATTCAAGCCATTCGATGACCGGCTTGCCCTCGGAGAACGCCTCGTCGCAGCCCAGACGCTGCGCCAGCTGCTGAAGGATCCAGTAGTCGTCGCGGGCCTCGCCGTACGGCGGGACCAGCTGCTTCATCGGGACCAGCATGCTCTCGGTGATCGCCGCGCCCATGTCGTCGCGCTCGATTGACAGCGTCGCAGGCAGCACGATGTCGGCGTGCCGGGCGGTCGCGGTCCAGACGGAGTCCTGGACGACGAACGTATCGACGCGACCGAATGCCTCCCGCAGCCGCTTGAGGTCCGGGTGCGCGTGGAAGGGGTTGCCGCCGGCCCAGTAGACGAGCTTGATGTCGGGGTAGCGCAAGATCCGCCCGTCGTAGGTGTATTCGTCGCCGGGGTGCAGCATCATGTCGGCGATCCGGCTCACCGGGATGTACGTGCGCACCGGGTTGTGGCCCTTGCTGAAGGTCGGCAGCCCGAGCGCCATCTCCTCATGCCCCACTCGGTTGGTCGAGGCGTAGCCGTGCCCGAACCCGCCGCCGGGCAGCCCGATCTGGCCGAGCAGGGCGGCCACGCAGACGCCCAGCCACAGGGTCTGCTCGCCGTACTGCTGGCGCTGCATCGACCACGACATCGTCAGGAAGGTCCGCTTGGTGGCCATCTCCCGGGCGAGCTCGCGGATCGCGTCGGCTTCGATGCCGCACTGCTCGGCGGCCCACTCCGGCGTCCGGCCCT
It contains:
- a CDS encoding MFS transporter codes for the protein MTGLQHDEVRAHAHPHLEAMRGSHAVKAIIRLPAFRRLYGARIAAQWADGCFQASLAGTVLFNPQHAASPTDMAAGFAVMLLPYSLIGPFVGVLLDRYSRRHLMTVAMMLRALITVLTCVVIWQGYQGLGFFVLALLSLSLSRFFLSGLSAGLPHVVPRNTLVTSNAFTTTSGTISSLIGGGCAIGLLNAAGKSNHGYAVVAATSVLGTLLAAWLMSRFAPTMLGPDHATRQSAQRVVDVLRGVRDGARHILAHPEVAGVLTSIAAHRFIFGAVGVSLLLQFKNHVTEAGLIPHDIAGIGIALAAGGVGALLAAAITPAVARAIGKNAWIVGAYSTLGTAAGLILLVDRSWSMIVASFCLGFAGQAVKVCADTIAQETIDESFQGRTFAVYDTTFNVAFVLGVVLGAYTLPENGRSTWFFVSIAACYLLVALLYRVIARKHEVPR
- a CDS encoding YqgE/AlgH family protein, whose protein sequence is MQRDGVQDWLDGRGSDELRRPEVGALLLAMPALGDPTFDRTVVLIVGDYDEGYQGVILSEPTRDDVRVALPRWWRSAMPPRKLHRGGPCDYDLVLCLAVGRPGLDVEGLVEVKRYRHQSLYRVEGEVDPDAILSAVSGVRLFQGYSGWSPGQLELEIDEGAWLVVPSHADDAVSPTSATLWRGVLARQQGDAAFLRSCPDNPARN
- a CDS encoding methionine/alanine import family NSS transporter small subunit; amino-acid sequence: MTGPAITMLVVSILLVWGGLVASIAYLRARPEVVAGPAAIDPDEYAQDDHRHE
- a CDS encoding sodium-dependent transporter, which codes for MATKVQSTEREQWSHQTGFILAAIGSAVGLGNIWRFPGVAYEGGGGAFLVPYLIALLTAGIPILFLDYAIGHRFRGAAPLAFRRMKKWTEPLGWFQIMLSFVIAVYYAAVIAWSMSYFVFSFDMEYADDPKGFFLGEYLQVGEPEISTSIVAGVAIPLVLVWVAVLVILGLGVAGGVQRVNVIGIPLLLVAFIALVIRALTLPGATDGLNELFTPDWEALSDPDVWIAAYSQIFFSLSIAFGIMITYASYQKRKANMTSSGLVVAFANSSFEILAGIAVFSTLGFLAFERGVGVGELEGLTGPILSFVTFPAVLAQMPAGSLWGAVFFGALVIAGFTSLISILLGVSASLQEKLGVSRRAAAVGVAAVCGTISVALFSTTSGLLALDTVDQWANNIGVVTSAILMAIIVIWIIRKGDELRFHLNSVSTFKVGRIWILLLGVLAPIYLSYMLIERIITLISDGYEQLPTWYLVVFGWGTIAFTVIAAFVLTALPWRNSTERFTPWPQLRHDDVKTALAGPPQSADGSTNGEIK
- a CDS encoding molybdopterin-dependent oxidoreductase; the protein is MGTLHLSHWGTYEAEVENGRITKVTPYAGDPDPHRIVENIVAMQDHPTRIDRPYVRRGWLERGPGPTSGPHASQHCGPGRGRDEFVPVSWDEALDLVAGELRRLYDGPGPESIYGGSYGWSSAGRFHHAQSQVKRFLSAAGGYVGHINNYSFGASAPFLSHVIATEAQWETKATTWKSIAENAELIVAIGGLARKNSAIANGGAIHHDLVYWLEQARSHGAELVSISPLRDDLPVEGRWIPVRPASDGALLQAIAHELIEADLYDKEFIGNYTVGFDLFAQSLEGRTPEWAAEQCGIEADAIRELAREMATKRTFLTMSWSMQRQQYGEQTLWLGVCVAALLGQIGLPGGGFGHGYASTNRVGHEEMALGLPTFSKGHNPVRTYIPVSRIADMMLHPGDEYTYDGRILRYPDIKLVYWAGGNPFHAHPDLKRLREAFGRVDTFVVQDSVWTATARHADIVLPATLSIERDDMGAAITESMLVPMKQLVPPYGEARDDYWILQQLAQRLGCDEAFSEGKPVIEWLEWMYDKFATKYASRGYSLPPWETFWEDGEPIEIPKSDPDRVMHSEFREDPSANPLRTPSKKIHLQSDEIEDFGYDDCPGTPTWRAPDDWANRADYPLALIANQPKARLHSQLDPGGYSASTKVAGREPIRLHPDDAAARGIADGDVVKVSSPRGFCLAGAVLSEDLMPGVVQLSTGAWYDPDEDGNCIHGNPNVLVKDIPVSKLSRGNVGQHVQVEVAKYDGTPPPVTVWSPPKIAEELPDRR